A genomic stretch from Eubacterium sulci ATCC 35585 includes:
- a CDS encoding membrane protein translates to MNLNKEKHKVFTTKNMILVAMFGAISMALMMVDFPIPIAPGFMKFDFADLPAMLATFMMGPIEGILVCIVKLALRLMIRGTETAFVGELANLIAAIAYMVPAALIYHFKRTKKGAAIALTVGTITVSIVCVLSNLFFIFPAYSKLYGIPMDAIIGMGHAINSHINSLGSLMILSILPFNLIKFGVVSIVTFLVYKRLKHLIFKDA, encoded by the coding sequence ATGAATTTAAACAAAGAAAAACACAAGGTATTCACAACAAAAAATATGATTCTTGTTGCGATGTTTGGAGCTATCAGTATGGCTCTTATGATGGTGGATTTTCCTATTCCGATTGCCCCTGGTTTTATGAAGTTTGACTTTGCAGATTTACCTGCTATGCTAGCAACTTTCATGATGGGACCTATAGAGGGTATACTAGTATGTATAGTAAAGCTTGCACTTAGACTTATGATAAGGGGAACAGAGACTGCTTTCGTTGGAGAGCTAGCTAACCTTATCGCAGCTATAGCGTATATGGTTCCTGCCGCACTCATATATCATTTTAAGAGAACTAAGAAGGGTGCAGCTATTGCTCTAACAGTCGGAACAATTACAGTAAGCATAGTATGTGTACTTAGCAACCTATTCTTCATATTCCCAGCATACTCCAAGCTATATGGAATACCAATGGATGCAATTATAGGAATGGGACATGCGATAAACTCACATATTAATAGCTTGGGTTCACTTATGATTTTATCGATACTGCCATTTAACCTAATTAAGTTTGGTGTGGTATCTATAGTGACATTCCTAGTGTATAAGAGACTTAAGCACCTGATTTTCAAGGATGCATAA